Proteins encoded by one window of Phytohabitans houttuyneae:
- the cysT gene encoding sulfate ABC transporter permease subunit CysT, protein MTTATLAPDRSAARRSARGGRRLNRYSGLGLGVAMLWFSLLVLIPLTAVVVTASEGGWSGFWDAVTNEQTAAAIRLTVGTAFGVTLVNVVMGTLIAWVLVRDRFFGKRLLEVLIDIPFALPTIVAGLVLLSLYGPESPLGIDIHNTRIAVFMAFLFVTLPFIVRTVQPVLAELDHEVEEAAASLGASRFTTFRRIILPSLTPAIAAGAALSFARGVSEYGSLVLLSGNLPMRTEVTSVRILSSIENDNLDSAAAVAAVLLAISFAVIVILDVIQRRVIRRG, encoded by the coding sequence GTGACTACCGCGACCCTCGCCCCGGACCGGTCGGCCGCGCGCCGATCGGCCCGGGGTGGCCGCCGCCTCAACCGGTACTCCGGCCTGGGCCTCGGGGTCGCGATGCTGTGGTTCAGCCTGCTCGTGCTCATCCCGCTGACCGCTGTCGTGGTGACCGCCTCCGAAGGCGGCTGGAGCGGCTTCTGGGACGCGGTGACCAACGAGCAGACGGCCGCCGCGATCCGGCTGACGGTCGGCACCGCGTTCGGGGTCACGCTCGTCAACGTCGTGATGGGCACGCTGATCGCCTGGGTGCTCGTGCGCGACCGGTTCTTCGGCAAGCGCCTGCTCGAGGTCCTCATCGACATCCCGTTCGCGCTGCCGACGATCGTGGCCGGCCTCGTGCTGCTGTCGCTGTACGGGCCGGAGAGCCCGCTCGGCATCGACATCCACAACACCCGGATCGCGGTGTTCATGGCGTTCCTGTTCGTCACGCTGCCGTTCATCGTCCGCACCGTGCAGCCGGTGCTGGCCGAGCTCGACCACGAGGTCGAGGAGGCCGCGGCGTCGTTGGGGGCGAGCCGGTTCACCACGTTCCGGCGGATCATCCTGCCCAGCCTGACCCCGGCGATCGCGGCCGGCGCGGCACTCTCGTTCGCCCGCGGGGTCAGCGAGTACGGCTCGCTGGTGCTCCTGTCCGGCAACCTGCCGATGCGCACCGAGGTCACCTCGGTCCGCATCCTCAGCAGCATCGAGAACGACAACCTGGACAGCGCCGCCGCGGTCGCCGCGGTGCTGCTCGCCATCTCGTTCGCGGTGATCGTGATCCTCGACGTCATCCAGCGGAGGGTGATCCGCCGTGGTTAA